Proteins co-encoded in one Chroococcidiopsis sp. TS-821 genomic window:
- a CDS encoding PAS domain S-box protein translates to MTRKVFSGVQLLPYHAIGAVTVAVGLTLLLNSQLHFASMLLFFIGLGSGLLAAVLSKQEAQHRQALLEAEIANRQIETILSSISDGFYVLDPEWRFTYVSDRYCEMVGMPQSSLLGQNIWHLFPDAVNTDVYEQFQHAIREQTPLQFDYFYSPWNCWYEHRIYPSPTLTVVLSDITVRKQAELLLVEQKKLLELIALGRPLEECLFALCASVPKLNPNTRACFLLVDAQQAFKSAIAPDLPPSFAQGIKNTSIHDLCNDTANWRDLCRAHGILAYHSVPVLGNDNLPLGFFMLCCNAARTPSDWEVQLARFGAQVANIICKRDREKRWHDDVANYAPTIVLITDFTGYCSFLSQTWYDFSGLTEQTSLGFGWLDAVHPDDRGAAQTAFLDASKRGEAFHIEYRLRRQDGQYRWVINVANPSFGADGQLQGFISCVVDISDRRQIEAELQRKNQTLQTLLAASPLAIVVLDTNYTIQLWNPAAEQLFGWNEAEVLNQPLPIVPEEKLDECDRIRQGILHGDTFTNIETYRRKRDGSHIAVSISAAPFDEDSKGINKILLIYQDITESKQAEKALRESEERLRLATEGANLGMWYWDVANDTLTWTDRAKAMFGLPADTQMSMQVFLEAVHPDDRDRVQKVMNALQAGQIHTEVEYRTLWADGTVRWILAKGDCSHHKSGTLLAARGVLMDITALKHAEIEREQLLQREQALRSAAEAAESKLQEVLASIREDFVLFDRDWRIVYLNEQAATDLGMLREDALNKNMWELFPDLVGTPFYDRLHQVMRDRVPVQFEYYYPLWDRWFENRVYPTPDGIVNLCTNITERKRTEAELRQKNAILDVINELAPTPIFVKDRQGRIIYANPATLAVLNKSAAEVIGYRDRELYALPELGAIVTDNDQRIMESGKTEVVEESPDGVRTFLGIKVPYRNEAGEVIGLIGISNDITARVQLERDRERILQQEQAAREAAEKANRIKDEFLAVLSHELRSPLNPILGWTKLLQSGKLDANTTAQALATIERNAKLQTELIDDLLDVSRILQGKLTLNIRPIDLVSVVEAAIETVSLAATTKAIAIQTTCDANIEVAGDPNRLQQVVWNLVSNAVKFTPSGGQVAVCLTRVGTQAEIRVSDTGKGIASQFLPHVFDYFRQEDSATTRQFGGLGLGLAIVRHLVELHGGTVTADSPGEGRGATFTVRLPLSTATAPKAPQPSLFTTSEEQLTGIRVLVVDDDADMREVVSFVLKQSGAEVISVANATAALATLASFQPEILLSDIGMPEIDGYMLMRKVRALSPEQGGHILAIALTAYAAEFDQKQALQAGFQRHLTKPIEPDVLVKEIVQLLHDNRSQGSKIGDQS, encoded by the coding sequence ATGACTAGAAAAGTTTTCAGCGGTGTTCAACTACTTCCCTATCATGCGATTGGTGCTGTTACTGTTGCCGTAGGGCTAACCTTACTGTTGAATTCGCAGCTTCATTTCGCCTCAATGCTTTTGTTTTTCATCGGCTTGGGTTCTGGATTACTGGCGGCTGTTTTGTCTAAGCAAGAAGCGCAGCATCGCCAGGCGCTACTAGAAGCTGAAATAGCAAATAGGCAAATTGAAACGATTTTGTCAAGTATTAGTGATGGATTTTATGTTCTCGATCCTGAGTGGCGATTTACCTACGTTAGCGATCGCTACTGTGAAATGGTAGGAATGCCGCAGTCATCGCTGCTAGGACAGAACATTTGGCATTTATTTCCAGATGCCGTTAACACGGATGTTTACGAGCAATTCCAGCACGCAATCCGCGAACAAACGCCGCTTCAGTTTGACTATTTTTACTCGCCTTGGAATTGTTGGTACGAGCATCGCATTTATCCTTCACCAACACTAACGGTTGTTCTGAGTGATATCACCGTTCGCAAACAGGCAGAACTGCTGCTAGTTGAGCAGAAAAAGCTGCTAGAACTCATTGCTTTAGGACGTCCCTTAGAAGAGTGTCTCTTCGCGCTGTGTGCGAGTGTACCCAAGCTCAATCCAAATACACGCGCTTGCTTTTTACTCGTTGATGCGCAACAGGCATTTAAGAGTGCGATCGCTCCAGATTTGCCACCGTCGTTCGCGCAAGGAATCAAAAATACTTCAATTCACGACCTGTGTAACGATACAGCAAACTGGCGCGATTTATGCCGAGCGCACGGTATTTTAGCGTATCATTCTGTACCTGTGTTAGGTAATGATAATTTACCACTAGGGTTTTTTATGCTGTGCTGCAACGCAGCGCGGACGCCGAGTGATTGGGAAGTTCAGCTAGCAAGGTTCGGCGCTCAAGTTGCCAATATTATCTGCAAGCGCGATCGCGAGAAACGCTGGCACGACGACGTGGCAAATTATGCTCCCACGATCGTTTTGATAACAGATTTCACTGGCTACTGTAGCTTTTTAAGCCAAACCTGGTACGATTTTTCTGGTTTAACCGAACAGACAAGTTTAGGATTCGGCTGGCTCGATGCAGTGCATCCCGACGATCGCGGTGCTGCTCAAACTGCTTTTCTCGACGCCAGCAAACGCGGTGAGGCATTTCACATCGAGTACCGCTTGCGCCGTCAAGATGGTCAATATCGTTGGGTAATCAATGTCGCAAATCCTTCGTTTGGCGCGGATGGTCAACTTCAAGGATTTATTAGTTGTGTTGTTGATATTAGCGATCGCAGACAAATCGAAGCAGAACTGCAACGCAAAAACCAAACGCTGCAAACGCTTCTTGCCGCATCACCCTTAGCGATCGTTGTACTTGATACAAACTATACTATCCAGCTTTGGAATCCAGCGGCAGAGCAGTTATTTGGCTGGAATGAAGCAGAAGTGTTGAATCAACCACTGCCGATTGTACCAGAAGAAAAACTGGATGAATGCGATCGAATCCGCCAAGGAATTCTCCATGGAGACACGTTTACTAATATCGAAACTTATCGCCGCAAACGCGATGGCTCGCATATAGCCGTTAGCATTTCGGCGGCTCCTTTCGATGAGGACAGCAAAGGCATCAACAAGATTTTACTGATTTATCAAGACATTACCGAAAGCAAGCAAGCTGAAAAAGCTTTAAGGGAAAGTGAAGAACGCCTACGACTAGCGACAGAAGGTGCCAATTTGGGGATGTGGTACTGGGATGTCGCCAACGATACGCTGACTTGGACAGACCGCGCAAAAGCTATGTTTGGTTTGCCTGCGGATACTCAAATGTCGATGCAGGTTTTTCTAGAAGCAGTGCATCCTGACGATCGCGATCGCGTCCAAAAAGTAATGAATGCGTTACAAGCAGGTCAAATACATACAGAAGTTGAATATCGAACGCTTTGGGCAGATGGTACCGTGCGTTGGATTTTAGCAAAGGGTGATTGTTCTCATCACAAAAGTGGCACTCTGCTGGCAGCGCGGGGGGTGTTAATGGATATTACCGCGCTCAAACACGCAGAGATAGAACGCGAGCAACTGCTGCAACGCGAACAAGCCTTACGCTCGGCTGCTGAAGCTGCGGAATCTAAACTGCAAGAGGTTTTAGCAAGCATTCGCGAAGATTTTGTTTTATTTGACCGCGATTGGCGAATTGTCTATCTTAACGAGCAAGCTGCTACAGACTTGGGAATGTTGCGGGAAGATGCTTTAAATAAGAATATGTGGGAGCTATTTCCCGATTTGGTTGGGACGCCATTTTACGATCGCCTGCATCAAGTCATGCGCGATCGCGTTCCAGTGCAATTTGAATATTACTATCCGCTTTGGGATCGCTGGTTTGAAAACCGCGTGTATCCAACTCCTGATGGCATCGTGAATCTTTGTACTAATATTACTGAGCGCAAACGCACTGAAGCCGAACTGCGGCAAAAAAATGCAATTTTAGATGTTATTAACGAATTAGCGCCCACACCAATTTTTGTCAAAGACCGCCAAGGACGCATTATTTACGCCAATCCAGCTACGCTGGCAGTATTGAACAAATCGGCTGCGGAAGTCATCGGCTATCGCGATCGCGAATTATACGCCTTGCCTGAACTAGGGGCAATCGTCACCGATAACGACCAACGGATTATGGAATCGGGAAAAACAGAAGTTGTCGAAGAATCTCCGGATGGAGTGCGGACGTTTCTAGGGATAAAAGTGCCTTACCGCAACGAAGCTGGTGAAGTTATTGGGTTGATTGGGATATCCAATGATATTACGGCACGCGTCCAACTAGAGCGCGATCGCGAACGAATTTTGCAACAAGAACAAGCCGCACGCGAAGCAGCAGAAAAAGCAAATCGCATCAAAGACGAATTTCTGGCTGTACTTTCGCACGAGTTGCGATCGCCACTTAACCCAATTCTTGGTTGGACAAAGTTACTGCAATCAGGTAAACTCGACGCGAATACAACCGCACAAGCACTCGCCACTATCGAACGCAACGCCAAGCTGCAAACAGAACTCATCGATGACTTACTCGATGTGTCGCGGATTCTCCAAGGCAAACTTACGCTCAATATTCGTCCTATTGATTTAGTGTCGGTAGTAGAAGCTGCGATCGAAACTGTGAGTTTAGCCGCCACTACCAAAGCAATTGCAATCCAAACAACTTGCGATGCCAACATAGAAGTTGCAGGAGATCCAAACCGCTTGCAGCAAGTGGTGTGGAACCTTGTTTCTAATGCGGTGAAGTTTACTCCCTCCGGTGGGCAGGTTGCGGTATGCTTAACTCGCGTTGGAACTCAAGCGGAAATTCGCGTCAGCGATACGGGTAAAGGGATTGCGTCGCAGTTTTTGCCACACGTGTTCGACTACTTCCGCCAAGAAGACAGTGCGACAACGCGGCAGTTTGGTGGATTGGGGTTGGGACTTGCGATCGTGCGTCACTTAGTCGAACTGCACGGCGGTACAGTAACCGCAGATAGCCCAGGAGAAGGACGCGGAGCCACCTTTACTGTCCGTTTACCATTATCAACAGCAACAGCGCCGAAGGCACCTCAACCGTCATTATTTACCACAAGCGAGGAGCAATTGACAGGAATTCGAGTGCTTGTTGTCGATGATGATGCAGATATGCGCGAGGTGGTGAGTTTTGTGCTTAAGCAATCGGGTGCTGAAGTTATAAGTGTGGCGAATGCCACAGCAGCTTTAGCAACGCTAGCATCTTTTCAGCCAGAAATTCTCTTGAGTGATATTGGCATGCCAGAAATTGATGGCTATATGCTAATGCGAAAAGTGCGCGCGCTGTCACCAGAACAAGGAGGACATATTTTAGCGATCGCACTAACGGCATATGCTGCCGAGTTTGACCAAAAACAAGCGCTGCAAGCTGGTTTTCAACGACATCTTACTAAACCGATTGAACCTGACGTGCTAGTCAAGGAAATTGTCCAGTTACTGCATGATAATAGAAGTCAGGGTTCAAAAATCGGAGATCAGAGTTAA
- a CDS encoding GPP34 family phosphoprotein, translating into MAQRSAEALISLIKACHLTQYLFGRAERREARRRIAAIAKGEQMGKAVSDTVVDVQTAVNAGIISAIAASTASTSSNS; encoded by the coding sequence TTGGCGCAGCGCAGTGCTGAAGCACTGATTAGCTTGATTAAAGCTTGTCACCTAACGCAATATCTATTTGGACGAGCAGAACGACGCGAAGCGCGGCGGCGAATTGCAGCGATCGCCAAAGGCGAACAAATGGGTAAAGCAGTTTCTGATACGGTTGTAGATGTACAAACCGCAGTTAATGCAGGAATAATTAGTGCGATCGCCGCCTCTACAGCTTCAACCTCCTCGAATTCCTAG
- a CDS encoding mannitol dehydrogenase family protein: MSNISTRSAIKLNQAALSRLANRVRVPSYDRQQVTNGIVHIGVGGFHRAHQALYLDDYLHLNSTNEWGICGVGLLEYDRRMRDALHAQDCLYTLVERSSEGDRARVIGSITQYLFAPDNRQAVIDALANPNCRIVTLTITEGGYYYIEGSGEFDVNHPTIQQDLQHPDQPIGVYGFLTTALDQRRKQGLEPFTVLSCDNLQGNGNIARKMLTSFAELQNPQLGRWIAERVTFPNCMVDRITPATTPPDIAMVAEFGIDDAFPVVAEPFIQWVVEDDFCAGRPNWETVGVQMTDNVHPYEMMKIRLLNASHLLIGYLGSLAGYTYVHEVMADPLFKQAVIHLMEEVTPTLEPVPGIDLSDYKQTLVERFANPKICDQLPRLCLNGSAKVPKFILGSLRDKLAQGGAIDYISLTIAAWFRYLNAQDDRGNAIAIDDPIADILTQQARRGGSDPQPLLSLSEIFGDLSQSSHFVAAVRNQLNNLSTLGAKGTLQQLLKSC; encoded by the coding sequence ATGAGCAATATCAGTACCCGTTCAGCCATTAAGCTGAATCAAGCCGCTTTATCGCGTTTAGCAAATCGCGTTCGCGTACCGAGTTACGATCGCCAGCAAGTTACGAATGGCATTGTCCATATTGGTGTTGGTGGATTTCATCGCGCGCATCAAGCGTTGTATCTTGACGATTACTTGCATCTCAATTCTACAAATGAATGGGGAATCTGCGGTGTGGGGCTATTGGAATACGATCGGCGGATGCGCGATGCACTACATGCGCAAGACTGTTTGTATACGCTTGTTGAACGATCGTCAGAGGGCGATCGCGCGCGGGTTATCGGCTCAATTACGCAGTATCTATTCGCACCAGACAATCGACAAGCCGTCATTGACGCTTTAGCAAATCCTAACTGCCGGATTGTAACGCTGACGATTACCGAGGGCGGTTACTACTACATTGAAGGTAGTGGCGAATTTGATGTCAATCATCCCACAATTCAGCAAGATTTGCAGCATCCTGACCAACCAATTGGTGTCTATGGATTTTTAACAACTGCGCTCGATCAACGCCGTAAACAGGGCTTAGAGCCATTTACCGTGTTATCGTGTGACAACTTGCAAGGTAACGGTAATATTGCTCGTAAAATGTTAACGAGTTTTGCCGAATTGCAAAATCCTCAATTAGGGCGTTGGATTGCTGAACGCGTCACGTTTCCCAACTGCATGGTCGATCGCATCACTCCCGCGACAACTCCACCTGATATCGCAATGGTAGCAGAATTTGGTATTGACGATGCTTTCCCTGTTGTGGCAGAGCCTTTTATTCAGTGGGTTGTGGAAGACGATTTCTGTGCTGGTAGACCGAACTGGGAAACGGTTGGCGTCCAAATGACGGATAACGTTCATCCCTACGAAATGATGAAGATCCGGCTACTCAATGCGAGTCACTTGTTAATTGGCTATCTCGGCTCTTTGGCAGGTTACACCTACGTTCATGAAGTCATGGCAGATCCATTATTCAAGCAAGCCGTCATTCATCTTATGGAAGAGGTGACGCCTACGCTAGAACCTGTACCAGGAATTGATTTGAGTGATTACAAACAGACTCTTGTCGAACGATTTGCCAACCCCAAAATTTGCGATCAACTGCCGCGTCTTTGCCTCAATGGTTCTGCAAAAGTGCCAAAATTTATTCTAGGTTCGCTCCGCGATAAACTTGCGCAAGGTGGCGCGATCGACTATATAAGTTTAACCATTGCTGCTTGGTTCCGCTACTTGAACGCACAAGACGATCGCGGTAATGCGATCGCAATTGACGACCCGATTGCAGATATTCTGACTCAACAAGCCCGTAGAGGTGGTTCTGATCCGCAACCGTTGCTCAGCTTATCGGAAATTTTTGGCGACTTATCACAGTCATCGCATTTTGTTGCAGCGGTTCGTAATCAACTAAACAACTTGTCGACGCTTGGTGCTAAAGGAACACTCCAGCAGTTGTTGAAATCTTGCTAA
- a CDS encoding amidohydrolase family protein, protein MSTPKTDKLLVKNALVLASGDAPARSQTDILIDKGTIVTVATNIAIPPGCTVIDATGLLIAPGWINGHFHSHEHFHKGRFDNLPLELWMHFVRPPIAPPPLTPEQVYLRTTIGAIEAIRTGTTFVVDDVNHAPHYSMECIDAVFQAYEDIGLRALVSVSLYDLPFYRTVPFFDEEMPVHLREQLDRQALPNRDRLLNIAQHLAQTRHPNQHRVGYIVAPSAPQRCSQSFLVELEKLAKTYDLPLMLHLLETRLQAVTGQLFYQRSMTEYLADLGFLSDRVALQHCVWLTPHDVELIAESGASVVYNPLSNLKLGSGRMAVRAIQDAGVNIALASDGCGSRDSLNMLSVVQAVAMLNKSPTTAPEHWISAEEAFELATVGGAKAFGVAQLGKIAPGYKADFVGYRLDALSFVPLNHPLRQLVYAETGAAVDLVVVDGVAVMRDSKLTQVNEQALIAAICEVHHQILPAIQSSEATVQTFLPYYRRIYDRCLAYNIDPAILTPDNRE, encoded by the coding sequence ATGAGCACGCCAAAAACGGATAAATTGCTCGTTAAAAATGCTTTGGTACTAGCATCAGGGGATGCACCAGCGCGATCGCAGACAGATATTTTAATTGACAAAGGAACGATTGTCACCGTTGCTACGAATATAGCGATTCCTCCAGGCTGTACCGTCATTGATGCAACAGGGCTATTAATCGCTCCTGGTTGGATTAATGGACACTTTCATTCGCACGAACATTTTCATAAAGGACGATTTGACAACTTACCGCTTGAGTTGTGGATGCACTTTGTGCGTCCGCCAATTGCACCGCCACCACTCACACCAGAGCAAGTGTATCTGCGAACGACGATCGGCGCGATCGAAGCAATTCGCACAGGAACAACGTTTGTTGTTGATGATGTCAATCACGCTCCTCATTATTCTATGGAGTGTATTGATGCGGTTTTTCAAGCTTATGAAGATATCGGGCTACGCGCATTAGTGAGCGTGAGTTTATACGATCTGCCGTTTTACCGTACCGTACCTTTCTTTGATGAAGAAATGCCAGTGCATCTGCGCGAACAACTCGATCGCCAAGCGTTACCGAATCGCGATCGCCTATTAAATATTGCGCAACACCTAGCACAAACGCGCCATCCAAATCAACACCGAGTCGGGTATATCGTTGCACCTTCAGCACCGCAGCGTTGTAGTCAATCTTTTCTCGTTGAGCTTGAAAAACTTGCAAAAACGTACGATTTACCCCTCATGCTGCATTTACTCGAAACGCGTTTGCAAGCGGTTACGGGTCAATTATTTTACCAGCGTTCGATGACCGAGTATTTAGCCGATTTGGGTTTTTTAAGCGATCGCGTTGCTTTGCAGCATTGTGTTTGGCTAACACCACATGACGTGGAACTGATTGCTGAATCAGGAGCGAGTGTTGTTTACAATCCACTATCTAACCTCAAACTCGGTAGCGGTAGAATGGCGGTACGGGCAATTCAAGATGCAGGAGTGAATATTGCGCTTGCGAGTGATGGCTGCGGATCGCGAGATAGTCTCAATATGCTCTCTGTCGTACAGGCGGTGGCGATGCTCAATAAGTCACCGACAACCGCTCCAGAACACTGGATTTCTGCCGAAGAAGCGTTTGAGTTGGCAACAGTAGGTGGGGCTAAAGCCTTTGGCGTTGCGCAACTCGGAAAAATTGCCCCAGGCTACAAAGCTGATTTTGTCGGCTACCGACTCGATGCGCTATCGTTTGTACCGTTGAATCATCCATTACGACAACTCGTGTATGCAGAAACAGGTGCTGCTGTTGATTTAGTTGTTGTCGATGGCGTTGCTGTGATGCGTGACAGTAAGTTGACTCAAGTGAACGAGCAAGCTTTGATTGCAGCAATCTGCGAAGTACACCATCAAATCTTACCCGCGATTCAATCTTCTGAAGCAACGGTACAAACTTTCTTACCCTACTACCGCCGAATTTACGATCGCTGCTTAGCCTATAACATCGATCCAGCGATTTTGACGCCTGACAATCGCGAATAG
- the arfB gene encoding alternative ribosome rescue aminoacyl-tRNA hydrolase ArfB yields the protein MLQVSKTVAIPDREIEISAVRSQGSGGQNVNKVATAIHLRFDIVASSLPDIYKQRLLKLNDQRITKEGVIVIKAQEHRSQEQNREEALKRLQELIQSVTIVPKKRKPTKPSYLSQQKRLDSKSKRSRIKATRRKVIE from the coding sequence ATGCTTCAGGTTTCTAAAACAGTTGCCATTCCCGATCGCGAAATTGAAATCAGCGCGGTTCGTTCTCAAGGATCGGGTGGTCAAAATGTCAACAAAGTGGCAACAGCGATTCATCTACGCTTTGACATTGTTGCTTCGTCATTACCTGATATCTATAAACAGCGGCTATTGAAACTCAACGATCAACGCATCACCAAAGAAGGCGTAATTGTCATCAAAGCCCAAGAACACCGCAGCCAAGAGCAAAATCGCGAGGAAGCATTAAAACGCTTACAAGAGTTGATTCAAAGCGTGACAATCGTACCTAAGAAGCGCAAACCAACTAAGCCGTCGTATCTTTCTCAGCAAAAACGCCTTGATAGTAAAAGTAAGCGATCGCGCATCAAAGCAACGCGAAGAAAAGTAATTGAATAA
- a CDS encoding ABC transporter ATP-binding protein has product MESVKHIDLVTSPVPVQSREVYSGHSLALEEIVHRFGDMVALQDIHLNIQPGEFVSLLGPSGCGKTTLLRIISGFLKPTSGRILIDGQSVGALSPKQRGVGIVFQNYALFPHMSVWDNVAYGLRANRVPRGRVANKVGEMLELVQLGHLAKRYPSELSGGQQQRVAIARALAVEPKLMLLDEPFSALDKNLRLDMQIEIRRLFKEQGITAILVTHDQEEAMSMSDRIAVMSQGTIHQFGTPSQIYDQPATLFVSTFVGTCNLLPGKLVERDTSDCVVEVPGGGKLRVANHDTLQSHNDVLLAVRPENLRIQTQPSTHSLPTIVEMCLPLGAVMAYEVQIAPNTKVKVTQPRLPGSRPLQQGQQIYLELASPHACALFPAVS; this is encoded by the coding sequence ATGGAATCGGTAAAGCATATTGACTTAGTCACCAGCCCTGTTCCAGTTCAATCTCGTGAAGTCTACTCTGGTCATAGCTTAGCGCTTGAGGAGATCGTGCATCGTTTTGGAGACATGGTGGCGCTGCAAGATATTCATTTGAATATTCAACCAGGTGAATTCGTCTCCTTACTAGGTCCAAGTGGTTGTGGTAAAACAACGCTGCTGCGAATTATTTCTGGCTTTCTCAAACCAACTTCTGGCAGAATTCTGATCGATGGTCAATCGGTAGGCGCACTTTCACCCAAGCAGCGGGGTGTAGGAATTGTCTTTCAAAACTACGCCTTGTTTCCCCACATGAGTGTTTGGGACAACGTGGCATATGGCTTGCGTGCTAACCGCGTGCCGCGTGGTAGAGTTGCCAATAAAGTTGGCGAGATGCTCGAACTTGTGCAACTCGGTCATCTTGCCAAGCGGTATCCGAGTGAATTATCCGGCGGACAACAACAGCGAGTTGCGATCGCGCGGGCTTTAGCCGTAGAACCGAAACTGATGCTCTTAGATGAGCCTTTCAGCGCATTGGATAAAAATCTGCGCCTTGATATGCAAATTGAAATTCGTCGTTTATTCAAAGAACAAGGAATTACAGCGATTCTGGTGACTCACGACCAAGAAGAAGCCATGAGTATGTCGGATCGCATTGCAGTTATGTCGCAGGGAACCATTCATCAATTTGGTACTCCAAGTCAAATCTACGACCAACCTGCCACACTGTTTGTCAGTACCTTTGTGGGTACGTGTAACCTTCTACCAGGTAAACTTGTCGAACGCGATACTTCAGATTGCGTGGTAGAAGTTCCAGGCGGCGGAAAACTACGAGTTGCCAATCACGATACATTACAATCGCATAACGATGTCTTGCTCGCAGTCCGACCAGAAAACTTGCGAATTCAAACGCAACCTAGTACGCATTCTCTACCAACCATCGTCGAAATGTGTTTACCGTTAGGGGCTGTGATGGCATACGAGGTGCAAATCGCACCTAACACCAAAGTTAAGGTGACACAACCGCGCCTTCCTGGATCGCGTCCGCTGCAACAAGGACAACAAATTTATCTGGAACTCGCATCGCCGCACGCTTGTGCATTGTTTCCCGCAGTGAGTTGA
- a CDS encoding ABC transporter substrate-binding protein: MSDLIRMSRRALLGAGLFAGTSLLLKGCGGNEASQGNGGRLVAATFTGSWEEAHRTILVPYFTQKMGATVNLVPQLAIDQVAQLTASANSPPYDVTLLDEGPFRNAPVEQILQPFPVDLSENFQDLLPEYQTKADQWGPTIAVQAIGIGYNTDRISTPPTSWEDLWKPEYAGRLGLVSMQSTVGTAFMVQLARMRGGGENNIEPAFEAIREILPNVAAVASNPGALSVLFQQGEIDIAPHYLNNMAPLTAAGTPVDWVVPQEGALLISPSMHIVRNPRERELAAAYIDAAISPEVQTQMASAPYYFVPTNSKAQISGFIAERLGSTTEAVVDKLVPLDWQTISKNLPTWIERFNREVVV; this comes from the coding sequence ATGTCTGATTTAATACGGATGTCGCGTCGCGCTCTTTTGGGTGCTGGACTTTTTGCAGGAACAAGCTTATTACTCAAAGGTTGTGGTGGAAACGAAGCCTCGCAAGGCAACGGTGGTAGACTTGTTGCCGCAACTTTTACCGGAAGTTGGGAAGAAGCACACCGAACGATTTTAGTGCCTTATTTTACCCAAAAAATGGGAGCTACAGTCAACTTAGTACCACAACTAGCGATTGACCAAGTTGCACAACTCACAGCATCAGCAAATAGCCCGCCGTACGACGTGACGCTCTTAGATGAAGGACCATTTCGCAATGCTCCAGTCGAGCAAATTTTACAACCTTTTCCCGTTGACCTGAGTGAAAACTTTCAAGATCTGTTACCAGAGTATCAAACAAAAGCAGATCAATGGGGACCGACAATAGCTGTGCAAGCAATTGGCATTGGCTACAACACCGATCGCATTTCTACACCGCCGACATCGTGGGAAGATTTATGGAAGCCAGAATACGCAGGTCGTCTTGGGCTTGTGAGCATGCAAAGTACCGTAGGAACAGCTTTTATGGTGCAACTTGCGCGGATGCGCGGTGGTGGGGAAAACAATATTGAACCTGCTTTTGAGGCAATTCGCGAAATTTTACCCAACGTTGCTGCGGTTGCGTCTAATCCTGGTGCGCTTTCGGTTTTGTTTCAGCAAGGTGAAATTGATATTGCCCCGCATTATTTAAACAATATGGCTCCGCTTACAGCCGCAGGAACTCCAGTTGATTGGGTTGTTCCGCAAGAAGGCGCGCTTTTGATTAGCCCGTCGATGCACATTGTCAGGAATCCCAGAGAACGCGAACTCGCTGCTGCGTACATTGATGCAGCCATTAGCCCAGAGGTACAAACGCAAATGGCATCAGCACCTTATTATTTTGTACCAACGAATAGCAAAGCTCAAATTTCTGGTTTCATTGCTGAAAGACTAGGTAGTACAACTGAAGCAGTTGTTGATAAGCTTGTGCCGCTTGATTGGCAAACAATCAGTAAAAACTTGCCAACGTGGATTGAACGCTTCAACCGTGAAGTTGTGGTTTAA